One Gloeothece verrucosa PCC 7822 DNA window includes the following coding sequences:
- a CDS encoding DUF1361 domain-containing protein, protein MLTQLQIWFNIAWQVLSYSHKLIAWNLFLAFIPLVLSFWLFRRAQKRSLLWWIGVLSFMGFLPNAPYVLTDVIHLIDLIRYGFSAWIVALVLIPQYTLFILSAFEAYTISVINVGYYLHRQNLSRYILATEIIIHALSAIGIYLGRFQRFNTWDFVTQPKILLSSIFETFVKKQPILVTVITFVVITVLYWLVKQVNLGIALRIKESKNKNYSE, encoded by the coding sequence ATGCTCACCCAACTACAGATCTGGTTCAACATTGCTTGGCAGGTGTTAAGTTATAGCCATAAGCTGATCGCTTGGAATCTCTTTTTAGCCTTTATTCCTCTCGTCTTAAGCTTTTGGTTATTCCGTCGAGCGCAAAAACGTTCTCTACTGTGGTGGATCGGTGTTTTAAGTTTTATGGGTTTTTTACCCAATGCGCCCTATGTCTTAACAGATGTTATTCATCTGATTGATTTAATTCGTTATGGGTTTTCAGCTTGGATTGTGGCTTTGGTACTCATTCCCCAATATACCCTATTTATCTTATCCGCTTTTGAAGCATACACCATCTCTGTGATTAATGTGGGTTACTATCTCCATCGACAAAATCTCAGCCGCTATATCCTAGCCACTGAGATCATCATACACGCGCTTTCTGCCATCGGCATTTACTTAGGACGTTTTCAGCGCTTTAATACTTGGGATTTTGTCACCCAACCTAAAATTTTATTGAGTAGTATTTTTGAAACTTTTGTCAAAAAGCAACCGATTCTAGTGACTGTAATTACCTTTGTTGTGATCACCGTTTTATACTGGTTAGTGAAACAAGTTAATTTAGGAATCGCTTTGAGAATAAAAGAATCGAAAAATAAAAATTATTCCGAATAA
- a CDS encoding opioid growth factor receptor-related protein: MSFVNAKNLSSPLILFYKGESSTITSHPGKKGYLIDEIYNWDFERLEYVHDYIQWLFPLAERSAFNLDAPVLTDEDIECFKNDEDLKTNVLKSFKLMMKFYGFDCDDSRGSVSLKKSNNFQERSKNWLTIKNHNHLRITRILKSLTLLGLNRYALAFFNILNELYQDYKQEISTCSYNYWKEAAQISIDR, from the coding sequence ATGTCTTTTGTGAATGCTAAAAACCTGTCTAGTCCTTTGATTCTTTTTTATAAGGGTGAAAGCAGCACTATTACCTCTCATCCTGGCAAAAAAGGCTATCTAATTGATGAAATTTATAATTGGGACTTTGAGCGGCTTGAATATGTACATGATTATATTCAATGGCTCTTTCCTCTGGCTGAAAGAAGTGCTTTTAATCTAGATGCTCCGGTATTAACCGATGAAGATATAGAATGCTTTAAGAATGATGAAGATTTAAAAACAAATGTCCTTAAATCTTTTAAGTTAATGATGAAATTTTATGGGTTTGACTGTGACGATTCTCGGGGGTCAGTTTCTCTCAAAAAATCGAATAATTTTCAGGAAAGAAGCAAAAATTGGTTGACCATAAAAAATCATAATCATTTACGAATTACTCGTATATTAAAAAGCTTAACTCTATTGGGACTAAATAGATATGCTTTAGCGTTTTTCAACATTTTAAATGAATTGTATCAAGATTACAAACAAGAAATTTCAACTTGTAGCTACAATTACTGGAAAGAGGCGGCTCAGATCAGTATTGATCGGTAA
- a CDS encoding ATP-grasp domain-containing protein, with product MLTNIRLLTEACKALNIHYEILHPSQNLVRFKIGQEDYYFTNYTTPFLSNSVGKLFKDKDYVYYVFKDRVNVPRSESFLSPYCPEKYSKYLHYKNIDAIVEEIQKNFLLPIIIKRNTGSAGNNVFLCQDIDQVKSSLDIIFNVNSKEYDYVAIAQEQIDILREYRVIIFKNEILLVYEKSIVDAIFTGNLSPLHWEGSKAIHITDSKIIAEINQFIAPMFEEMKIPYGGLDIAIDKNGQYWLIEINSHPNFEIFIRDNDENIIIDMFKKILKSYLKGYVG from the coding sequence ATGCTGACAAACATAAGACTTTTGACTGAAGCTTGCAAAGCCTTAAATATTCATTATGAAATTCTTCATCCCAGTCAAAATCTAGTTAGATTTAAAATCGGTCAAGAAGATTATTATTTTACCAATTATACTACGCCTTTTCTTTCTAATTCTGTGGGTAAACTTTTTAAAGATAAAGATTATGTCTATTATGTCTTTAAAGACCGAGTAAATGTGCCGAGAAGCGAATCATTTTTATCTCCTTATTGCCCAGAAAAATATTCTAAGTATTTACACTATAAAAATATTGACGCAATAGTCGAAGAAATACAAAAAAATTTTTTGCTGCCTATAATTATTAAAAGAAATACCGGTTCAGCCGGTAATAATGTATTTCTTTGTCAGGATATTGACCAGGTTAAATCCTCCCTGGATATCATTTTTAATGTGAACAGTAAAGAATATGATTATGTAGCCATCGCTCAAGAACAGATAGATATTTTGCGGGAATATAGAGTTATTATTTTTAAAAATGAAATCCTTCTAGTTTATGAAAAAAGTATAGTTGATGCTATCTTTACTGGCAATTTATCGCCGCTTCACTGGGAAGGTTCAAAAGCAATACACATAACCGACTCAAAGATTATTGCTGAGATCAATCAATTTATCGCCCCCATGTTTGAAGAAATGAAAATCCCTTACGGCGGCTTAGATATAGCCATCGATAAAAATGGCCAATACTGGTTAATTGAAATCAATTCTCATCCCAATTTCGAGATTTTTATTAGAGATAATGATGAAAATATTATCATAGATATGTTTAAAAAAATCTTAAAAAGCTATTTAAAAGGATATGTAGGTTAG
- a CDS encoding DNA phosphorothioation-associated protein 4, whose amino-acid sequence MAIPRIRIAKDKAELVQALVDFNGATGPFQTYADVMVFAAALGAKFQKRVPLGIISKEPAPISLEIFISRGYDALIKLLAIAETKDPKILSAYRLEAEAQRVEIFEEYANGGLEMLRDELRGAVDYSDRLLLILSNERFQEDSTDEEFDLSRFLSI is encoded by the coding sequence ATGGCTATACCAAGAATTAGAATTGCTAAAGATAAAGCCGAATTAGTACAGGCATTAGTGGATTTTAATGGCGCAACGGGTCCCTTTCAAACCTATGCAGATGTGATGGTTTTTGCGGCGGCTTTAGGGGCAAAATTTCAAAAGCGAGTGCCTTTAGGCATTATCTCTAAAGAACCCGCGCCTATTAGTTTAGAAATTTTTATTTCACGCGGCTATGATGCCCTGATTAAACTTTTAGCCATTGCTGAAACTAAAGACCCAAAAATTCTTTCAGCTTATCGTCTTGAAGCTGAAGCCCAACGAGTAGAAATTTTTGAAGAGTATGCTAATGGAGGGTTAGAAATGTTAAGGGATGAGTTACGAGGAGCGGTAGACTATTCAGATCGATTATTATTAATTTTAAGTAATGAACGTTTTCAAGAAGATTCTACTGATGAAGAATTTGATTTAAGTCGATTTTTATCTATTTAA
- a CDS encoding diflavin flavoprotein, with amino-acid sequence MQTLTPNLKRDVQVATLATNTTIFRSRTWDRLKFEIEYARQKGTTANSYLITSERTALIDPPGESFTQIFLLQLRQQININQLDYIILGHVNPNRMATLKLLIEQAPQVKLICSKPGANILKNAFPSLESQIQVVRSEDTLDLGGGHLLQFIFVPTPRWADGLCTYDSQTRILYTDKLFGVHVCDDVLYDEDWKQLDSDRRYYFDCIHAAQAKQVEAALDKLGTFTAKYYAPGHGPIVRYSLSRLTYDYRQWCQLQKTQELKVALFYASAYGNTTTLANAIAQGLIDNGIAVESINCELAEPAQINQAVDSCDGFLIGSPTLGGHAPVQIQTALGIILASAAKTKLAGVFGSYGWSGEAIDLLESKLRDANYRFGFDSIRVKFTPDEKTLQQCQEAGATFAQTLKNRQKLRVPRAGGTDGQADRTAQAVGRIIGSLCVLTTPGGDSDQAFLTSWVSQASFNPPGLMIALGEDQGAESLIEPGTQFVLNILKEGRTLRRNFAFSIAGENNSFPELETRAASNNCLILSEALAYLECTVQQRIATGDRWLIYAEVNKGEVLEADGVTAIWHRKSGSCY; translated from the coding sequence ATGCAAACCTTAACACCAAACCTTAAAAGAGATGTACAAGTAGCCACCCTAGCTACAAACACCACAATATTCCGTTCTCGCACCTGGGACCGACTCAAATTTGAGATAGAATATGCCCGTCAAAAAGGAACAACCGCTAACTCTTATTTAATCACAAGCGAACGAACAGCCCTCATCGATCCACCCGGCGAGTCATTCACCCAAATATTTTTACTGCAATTACGGCAACAGATCAACATAAACCAATTAGACTACATCATTTTAGGTCATGTAAATCCTAACCGCATGGCAACCCTAAAATTATTGATAGAACAAGCACCCCAAGTAAAGCTAATTTGTTCAAAACCGGGGGCTAACATCCTCAAAAATGCCTTTCCCTCATTAGAATCTCAAATTCAGGTGGTGCGTTCCGAGGATACTTTAGACCTTGGCGGCGGTCATCTTCTACAATTTATCTTTGTTCCTACACCCCGATGGGCTGATGGACTCTGTACTTATGACTCCCAAACCCGTATTTTATACACCGATAAGTTATTTGGGGTTCATGTGTGTGATGATGTGCTTTATGATGAAGACTGGAAACAATTAGATAGTGATCGCCGCTACTATTTTGACTGTATCCATGCAGCACAAGCGAAACAGGTGGAGGCGGCTTTAGATAAATTAGGAACCTTTACAGCCAAATATTACGCCCCCGGTCATGGTCCCATTGTGCGTTATAGCCTTAGCCGCTTAACTTATGATTATCGCCAATGGTGTCAGTTGCAGAAAACCCAGGAATTAAAAGTCGCTTTATTTTATGCCTCTGCTTATGGGAATACCACCACTCTCGCTAATGCCATCGCTCAAGGTTTAATCGATAATGGAATAGCGGTAGAATCAATTAACTGTGAATTAGCTGAACCGGCCCAAATTAATCAAGCGGTAGACAGTTGTGACGGGTTTTTAATTGGTTCTCCCACGTTAGGGGGTCATGCGCCGGTACAAATTCAAACAGCATTGGGTATTATTTTAGCGTCAGCCGCCAAAACCAAGTTAGCCGGTGTCTTTGGGTCTTATGGTTGGAGTGGAGAAGCGATCGATCTGCTAGAAAGTAAATTAAGAGATGCTAATTATCGTTTTGGGTTTGACAGTATTCGAGTTAAATTTACGCCCGATGAGAAGACCTTACAGCAATGTCAAGAGGCGGGGGCCACTTTTGCCCAAACCCTGAAAAACCGGCAAAAATTGCGCGTTCCCCGTGCAGGCGGCACAGATGGGCAAGCTGATCGTACTGCACAAGCGGTAGGTCGAATTATTGGTTCTTTGTGTGTGCTAACTACCCCAGGAGGCGACAGTGATCAAGCTTTTCTGACTTCTTGGGTGTCTCAAGCGAGTTTTAATCCTCCGGGCTTAATGATAGCACTGGGAGAAGACCAGGGTGCTGAGAGTTTAATTGAACCTGGAACTCAATTTGTTCTCAATATTTTAAAGGAAGGGCGCACGCTAAGACGGAATTTTGCTTTCTCTATTGCCGGTGAAAATAATTCTTTTCCTGAACTAGAAACTCGTGCGGCTTCTAATAATTGTTTAATCTTAAGTGAGGCATTAGCTTATTTAGAATGTACGGTACAACAACGGATCGCCACTGGTGATCGTTGGTTAATTTATGCTGAAGTTAATAAGGGCGAAGTTCTCGAAGCCGATGGAGTAACTGCTATTTGGCATCGTAAGTCGGGAAGTTGTTATTAA
- a CDS encoding phosphate-starvation-inducible PsiE family protein, producing the protein MSQSFNNSQQNFNWLSLKSIVLVLELIQDFIVICLCFGLFSFMVLQIREMYLSLLPPVQFEAVTADILSLLIWVELFRLLIIYLKEQRVSIGVAVEVAIVSILREIIVRGVLETSWTQVLAACAFLLVLGVLMVVRVWLPPTFDNIDPEQQVSKRHRSRVTVPDPDINNHINPVSLTPSEKHS; encoded by the coding sequence GTGTCTCAATCTTTCAATAATTCTCAGCAAAACTTTAATTGGTTAAGTCTAAAAAGTATTGTTTTAGTTTTAGAACTAATCCAAGATTTTATCGTCATCTGTCTGTGTTTCGGTCTGTTTAGTTTCATGGTACTACAGATCCGAGAAATGTATCTCTCCTTACTGCCACCGGTTCAATTTGAGGCAGTAACGGCAGACATTCTCTCATTATTAATTTGGGTAGAATTATTCCGCCTATTAATTATTTACCTGAAAGAACAACGAGTCTCTATTGGAGTAGCCGTAGAAGTCGCGATTGTTTCTATTTTAAGAGAAATCATTGTTAGAGGGGTACTCGAAACCAGTTGGACACAAGTCTTAGCCGCCTGTGCGTTTTTGCTAGTCTTAGGAGTGCTAATGGTGGTGAGAGTTTGGCTACCCCCCACCTTTGATAATATCGACCCCGAACAACAAGTATCTAAACGACATAGGAGTCGAGTTACCGTACCCGATCCCGACATCAACAATCATATTAATCCCGTTTCTCTCACACCCTCAGAAAAACATAGTTAA
- a CDS encoding diflavin flavoprotein, translated as MIASTTVAQQVNYSGRLTIQTLEIGEQTTAIRSLDWDRERFDIEFGLRNGTTYNSFLIKGEKTALIDTSHRKFEQLYLEALTELIDLSQLDYLIISHTEPDHSGLVKEVLKRAPHVTVVGAKVAIQFLENMVHEPFQHQMVKSGDRLDLGNGHHLEFVFAPNLHWPDTIFTYDEKTRILYTCDAFGMHYCDDHTFDEEPDLLEDDFKYYYDCLMGPNARSVLAGLKRIEKLDIGMIATGHGPLLQHHLTEWVERYRSWSQEQTKTEKLVALFYSQDYGWSDQLIRSIALGIHKTEVAVELIDLSTSEPHEIREWVYQAAGIIIAMPPQSDAIAHTALSTILASVNRKQSIGLLESGGGEDEPIYPLRNKFQEIGLTEAFPPILVKEPPTATLEKICDEAGTDLGQWLTRERTIKQMKSMDSDLDRALGRLSGGLYMITAAKDNVTGAMLASWVTQASLEPLGIAIAVAKDRAIESLMQVGDHFILNVLEEGNYQKLMKHFLKRFAPGADRFEGVKTYQGNNGCPILGDALAYMECVVTTRMECSDHWIVYSTVQTGRVAKLDGLTAIHHRKVGNHY; from the coding sequence ATGATTGCATCCACAACAGTCGCTCAACAAGTTAATTATTCAGGTCGTTTGACCATCCAAACCCTTGAAATAGGAGAGCAAACAACGGCTATACGCTCGCTGGACTGGGATCGGGAGCGCTTCGATATAGAATTTGGTTTGAGAAATGGAACAACCTATAATTCTTTCTTAATTAAAGGCGAAAAAACCGCTCTGATCGACACCTCTCACCGAAAATTTGAGCAATTATATTTAGAAGCATTAACAGAATTAATTGATTTATCCCAACTAGATTATTTAATTATTAGCCATACCGAACCGGATCATAGTGGTTTAGTCAAAGAAGTCTTAAAAAGAGCGCCTCATGTCACAGTGGTGGGAGCCAAAGTGGCCATACAATTTTTAGAAAACATGGTGCATGAACCTTTTCAACACCAGATGGTCAAAAGTGGCGATCGCCTAGATTTAGGGAACGGACATCACTTAGAATTTGTCTTTGCACCGAATCTTCATTGGCCCGATACCATTTTTACTTATGATGAAAAAACCCGCATCCTTTACACCTGCGACGCTTTTGGGATGCACTACTGTGATGACCACACCTTTGATGAAGAACCCGATTTACTCGAAGATGATTTTAAATATTATTATGACTGTTTGATGGGTCCTAATGCCCGTTCAGTGCTAGCCGGACTCAAACGTATTGAAAAATTAGACATCGGGATGATCGCCACAGGACACGGACCCCTACTACAACATCATTTAACTGAGTGGGTAGAACGTTATCGCAGTTGGAGTCAAGAACAGACAAAAACCGAGAAATTAGTGGCTCTATTTTACAGTCAAGATTATGGTTGGAGTGACCAACTGATCAGGTCCATCGCCCTAGGAATTCATAAAACTGAAGTAGCGGTAGAATTGATCGACTTAAGCACCAGTGAACCGCATGAAATTCGGGAATGGGTCTATCAAGCCGCAGGAATAATTATTGCCATGCCGCCTCAAAGTGATGCTATTGCCCATACAGCCCTAAGTACCATTTTAGCCTCAGTCAACCGCAAACAAAGTATCGGATTATTAGAATCTGGCGGGGGCGAAGATGAACCTATTTATCCGCTACGTAATAAATTTCAAGAAATTGGTTTAACAGAAGCCTTTCCGCCTATTTTAGTCAAAGAACCCCCTACAGCCACCCTAGAAAAAATCTGTGATGAAGCCGGCACCGATCTCGGACAATGGTTAACTCGAGAACGTACCATTAAGCAGATGAAATCTATGGATAGCGACCTTGATCGGGCTTTAGGGCGACTCAGTGGGGGACTGTATATGATCACAGCCGCTAAAGACAATGTTACAGGGGCAATGTTAGCCTCTTGGGTAACGCAAGCGAGTCTAGAACCTCTAGGCATAGCGATCGCCGTTGCCAAAGATCGGGCCATTGAATCTTTAATGCAGGTAGGAGATCATTTTATTCTCAATGTTTTAGAAGAAGGAAACTATCAAAAACTGATGAAACATTTCCTCAAACGTTTTGCCCCTGGGGCGGATCGTTTTGAAGGAGTGAAAACCTATCAAGGAAATAACGGCTGTCCAATTTTAGGGGACGCTTTAGCCTATATGGAATGTGTTGTCACAACACGTATGGAATGCAGCGATCACTGGATTGTTTATAGCACAGTACAGACAGGACGAGTGGCCAAACTCGATGGCTTAACCGCAATTCACCATCGTAAGGTAGGAAATCACTATTAA
- the purN gene encoding phosphoribosylglycinamide formyltransferase codes for MTNQLPSFISPQCSPEELQLDQTLKLGVMASGSGTNFEALAQAIADKRLNAQIQVVIYNNPDAKVQQRAQRWNIPTVLINHRHYKKNREGLDQKIVEVLKQHEVEWVIMAGWMRIITPVLLNAFPNHVLNIHPSLLPSFKGVNGVEQALAAGVKVTGCTVHIASLEVDSGPIVMQAAVPILPDDTPDTLHARIQVQEHLIFPMAIALAAKKY; via the coding sequence ATGACCAACCAACTACCTAGCTTTATTTCGCCTCAGTGTTCCCCCGAAGAACTCCAGTTAGATCAAACGTTAAAACTAGGGGTAATGGCTTCTGGAAGTGGGACAAATTTTGAAGCCTTGGCACAAGCGATCGCAGATAAGCGCTTAAATGCCCAAATTCAAGTCGTCATTTATAATAATCCTGATGCTAAAGTTCAACAAAGGGCACAACGATGGAATATTCCCACCGTATTAATTAACCATCGACACTACAAAAAAAATCGAGAAGGACTGGATCAAAAAATTGTCGAGGTCTTAAAACAGCACGAGGTAGAATGGGTGATTATGGCCGGTTGGATGCGGATTATTACCCCTGTCCTGCTAAATGCTTTCCCCAATCATGTTTTAAATATTCATCCCAGTCTATTACCCAGTTTTAAAGGCGTTAACGGTGTAGAACAAGCTTTAGCCGCCGGTGTCAAGGTGACAGGTTGTACCGTTCATATTGCCAGTTTAGAAGTCGATAGCGGACCCATCGTCATGCAAGCGGCTGTCCCCATTCTTCCTGATGATACACCAGACACCCTCCACGCCCGTATTCAAGTCCAAGAACATCTCATTTTTCCAATGGCGATCGCTTTAGCGGCTAAAAAATATTAG
- a CDS encoding glycosyltransferase family 4 protein codes for MSEILINLSVVFDKPTGISNYILNLLPYLKPLNPTLLTAKPIDDFKNYSIPGNLTPEQGIKGHLNRLWWTQFKLDKICKKLQPSLLFSPLPEAPLYRNHRFVVMVHDLIPLRFSNPYSPLTPYFRYYIPQVLQQAGHIVCNSQATAQDIIDFFGISAQKITPIPLAYDATHFRPLNLPKPSQPYFIYLGRPNPYKNLPRLLQAFAQLKNRNDYQLWIAGPSDRRYTPKLQTAVEELGLTHQVKFLDYVSYGQLPVILNRALALVFPSLWEGFGLPVLEAMACGVPVITSNLSSLPEVAGDAAILINPDQTHEITAAMTAIANDSQLQSHLSKLSLQRASQFSWAKTGQATLNILRHQIDHSST; via the coding sequence GTGAGTGAAATTTTAATCAATTTATCTGTGGTTTTTGATAAACCGACTGGGATTAGTAATTATATTTTAAATCTTCTGCCCTATTTAAAACCACTCAATCCGACTTTACTAACAGCGAAACCGATTGACGATTTTAAAAATTACTCGATTCCGGGCAATTTAACCCCAGAACAAGGCATTAAAGGACACTTAAATCGTTTATGGTGGACTCAATTTAAACTCGATAAAATCTGTAAAAAACTTCAACCATCTCTATTATTTTCTCCCTTGCCTGAAGCGCCGCTATATAGAAATCATCGCTTTGTGGTCATGGTTCATGATTTAATTCCCCTACGTTTTTCTAACCCTTACTCTCCTTTAACCCCCTACTTTCGCTATTATATTCCCCAAGTCCTTCAACAAGCCGGTCATATCGTCTGTAATTCTCAAGCAACAGCCCAAGATATTATCGACTTTTTCGGCATTTCAGCCCAAAAGATTACCCCTATTCCTCTAGCTTATGACGCTACCCATTTCCGTCCTTTAAATCTGCCTAAACCATCTCAACCCTATTTTATCTATCTAGGTCGCCCCAATCCTTATAAAAATTTACCTCGTTTGCTGCAAGCTTTTGCCCAACTGAAAAACCGCAACGACTATCAATTGTGGATTGCCGGACCAAGCGATCGCCGTTATACCCCTAAGCTACAAACAGCCGTAGAGGAATTAGGATTAACTCATCAGGTGAAATTTCTCGATTATGTGAGTTATGGCCAATTACCCGTTATTCTTAATAGAGCTTTAGCCTTGGTGTTTCCTTCTTTATGGGAAGGGTTCGGCTTGCCAGTCTTAGAAGCAATGGCTTGTGGAGTGCCGGTGATTACGTCTAATTTGTCGTCTTTGCCTGAAGTGGCCGGCGATGCCGCCATTTTAATTAATCCTGATCAAACCCATGAAATTACAGCAGCCATGACAGCTATTGCCAACGATAGTCAATTACAATCGCATCTCAGTAAGCTTAGTTTACAAAGGGCAAGCCAGTTTAGTTGGGCAAAAACCGGACAAGCCACCTTAAATATACTCCGCCATCAGATAGATCACTCTTCAACATAA
- a CDS encoding CARDB domain-containing protein, with protein sequence MSSTNSISVVDLNVANPLAEQNLSSLAKNLNLDVESDEIDKIYKAASSSPDSIIESQGNSVSNNTANNSSPQPANNSNIASNQTLTGQGPDLIAQFTKIKLPDTVEFGDQGQVKIKITNQGNTTATGPINLELWSSTDNNIDKNDVLLANQTKNINLKPFQSITLTINYDNNTSAIAPGAYNLIARVDSQNQVAELEENNNTVSRLVSAPNTDVVIDWNATALNAIQAEGEAGRGIPPTVGSRLLALVSTAVYDTVNAFKHNYTAYAVDVNAPKGASLQAAAVGAAYRVLTQLIPQQTTLFNQQLVKSLAEITDLPVAETAGTLFGYSVADQILALRANDGSNNNAPYVPPTGDYVWQPDAPDFIALSPNWGQVTPWAIPSEEAFAPNGLDGTPTHNPTLYAENIEEVRKIGGRFNTDITTLTRTPDQTQVAHFWSYDRADTFRPYGQLNQIAEEVAVREGTSLAENARLFASLNVALADAAIVAWAAKYKYTQPRPDDVIAGGIAANDGIDATVADPNWKPLLDTPPFPDYISGHSTFAGAFAGVLKNFFGDNYEFSVVSQELPGIVRNYNSFSDLATEDAISRVYGGVHVRESTITDALPTGLNIGNYVAENLFQPVA encoded by the coding sequence ATGAGTTCCACGAATTCTATTTCTGTTGTTGATCTAAATGTCGCCAATCCTCTAGCAGAACAAAACCTTTCTAGTTTGGCAAAAAACTTAAATTTAGATGTTGAGTCAGATGAAATAGACAAGATTTATAAGGCGGCTTCTTCAAGCCCTGATTCCATTATCGAGAGTCAGGGCAATTCTGTTTCTAATAACACAGCAAACAATTCCTCTCCTCAACCTGCCAACAACAGCAATATTGCTAGTAACCAAACTTTGACTGGACAGGGACCGGACTTAATCGCTCAATTTACCAAAATCAAGCTACCCGATACAGTGGAATTTGGCGATCAAGGCCAAGTCAAGATAAAAATAACTAATCAGGGTAATACCACTGCCACAGGTCCAATTAACCTGGAACTATGGAGTTCAACCGATAACAATATTGATAAAAACGATGTTCTTTTGGCGAATCAAACGAAAAACATTAACTTAAAACCTTTTCAAAGTATTACCCTAACGATTAATTATGACAATAATACTTCAGCTATCGCTCCTGGAGCTTACAATCTGATTGCCAGAGTAGACAGCCAAAACCAAGTAGCAGAACTTGAGGAAAACAACAACACCGTTAGTCGTCTCGTGTCTGCTCCCAATACCGATGTGGTGATCGATTGGAATGCAACGGCTTTAAATGCCATTCAAGCCGAAGGAGAAGCCGGACGAGGCATTCCCCCAACAGTAGGCTCTCGGCTATTAGCACTGGTTTCTACGGCCGTTTATGACACAGTTAATGCTTTTAAACATAACTATACTGCTTATGCAGTGGATGTTAATGCCCCGAAGGGTGCGTCATTACAAGCGGCGGCGGTGGGTGCAGCCTACCGGGTTCTAACTCAATTGATTCCTCAGCAAACCACTTTATTTAATCAACAATTGGTTAAATCTTTGGCAGAAATTACCGATCTGCCCGTTGCTGAGACAGCAGGGACTTTATTTGGCTATTCTGTTGCTGACCAAATTCTCGCTCTGCGAGCAAACGATGGCTCCAACAACAACGCCCCCTATGTACCCCCTACGGGTGATTATGTTTGGCAGCCCGATGCACCGGACTTTATAGCACTTAGCCCTAATTGGGGTCAAGTTACCCCCTGGGCTATCCCGAGTGAGGAGGCTTTTGCTCCTAATGGGCTTGATGGTACACCTACCCATAACCCCACACTCTATGCTGAAAACATCGAAGAAGTACGAAAAATCGGTGGAAGGTTTAACACTGATATAACTACTCTTACTCGTACTCCTGACCAAACCCAAGTCGCTCATTTTTGGTCTTATGACCGGGCTGATACTTTCCGTCCCTACGGGCAATTAAATCAAATCGCTGAAGAAGTTGCTGTGCGTGAGGGCACCTCTTTAGCGGAAAATGCCCGTTTATTTGCTTCGTTAAACGTCGCTTTGGCTGATGCGGCGATCGTGGCTTGGGCGGCTAAGTATAAATATACTCAACCCCGTCCCGATGACGTGATAGCCGGTGGCATTGCCGCCAATGATGGAATTGATGCAACTGTGGCTGATCCCAATTGGAAACCTTTACTAGATACTCCTCCTTTCCCGGACTATATTTCGGGTCATTCAACTTTTGCAGGAGCTTTTGCAGGGGTTTTAAAGAACTTTTTTGGGGATAATTATGAATTTAGTGTAGTTTCCCAAGAGTTACCCGGTATCGTTCGTAATTACAATAGTTTCTCGGATTTAGCTACCGAAGATGCTATCAGCCGCGTTTATGGAGGGGTTCATGTGCGAGAGTCCACCATTACCGATGCCCTGCCTACAGGTTTAAACATAGGTAATTATGTCGCTGAGAATTTGTTCCAACCTGTAGCATAA